The proteins below come from a single Cupriavidus pauculus genomic window:
- a CDS encoding LysR family transcriptional regulator has protein sequence MFNVPDLTDLKLFVEVMRLGSFARTASELGMSPSYVSKRISLLERDLGVRLLHRTSRRVSPTAQGERVFEAARGILGNVQELQDALAEEESEPQGRLRVSSSFRLGRKYVAPAISELAKRFPKLEVSFDVLDRPVDLLSEGYDVDIRIGGVPEPHLVAHRITQCNRILCAAPEYIARHGAPGQLAELSQHACLVFRERDQPFGTWRLVGPKGLEAVKVTGALSSNNNDIIRRWALDGHGIIRLAEWDCAASLQAGQLVHVLPAYRWPIDIWAVTTGKLSESAKINVCVNFLRDQLTDGPNSLWPPGFGPQASGFAAPM, from the coding sequence GTGTTCAATGTCCCCGACCTTACCGACCTGAAACTGTTCGTGGAAGTGATGCGCCTGGGCAGCTTTGCGCGCACCGCGAGCGAGCTGGGCATGTCGCCCTCGTACGTCAGCAAGCGCATCTCGCTGCTGGAGCGCGACCTCGGCGTGCGGTTGCTGCACCGGACGTCGCGCCGCGTCAGCCCCACGGCGCAGGGGGAGCGGGTGTTCGAGGCGGCGCGCGGCATTCTTGGCAACGTGCAGGAGTTGCAGGACGCGCTTGCCGAGGAAGAGAGCGAGCCGCAGGGCCGGTTACGCGTGAGCTCCAGTTTCCGGCTCGGACGCAAGTACGTTGCCCCGGCCATCTCCGAACTGGCCAAGCGATTCCCAAAGCTGGAGGTCTCGTTCGATGTGCTCGACCGCCCCGTGGATCTGCTGAGCGAAGGCTATGACGTCGATATCCGCATCGGTGGCGTTCCCGAGCCGCATCTGGTCGCGCACCGGATCACGCAATGCAATCGGATACTCTGCGCGGCGCCCGAGTACATCGCCCGCCATGGCGCGCCGGGCCAGCTGGCCGAGTTATCGCAGCACGCATGCCTCGTATTCCGCGAGCGCGATCAGCCGTTCGGCACATGGCGCCTGGTTGGACCCAAGGGCCTGGAGGCGGTCAAGGTCACGGGCGCGCTCTCGTCCAACAACAACGACATCATCCGCCGCTGGGCGCTCGACGGCCACGGCATCATCCGGCTCGCGGAATGGGATTGCGCGGCCAGCCTGCAGGCCGGACAACTGGTGCATGTGCTGCCGGCCTACCGGTGGCCCATCGACATCTGGGCCGTGACCACGGGCAAGCTGTCGGAGTCCGCGAAGATCAACGTCTGCGTCAACTTCCTGCGCGATCAGCTGACCGATGGCCCGAACTCGCTGTGGCCACCTGGTTTTGGTCCGCAGGCGAGCGGCTTCGCCGCACCGATGTAG
- a CDS encoding CinA family protein, with translation MHDAHEVAHFLMRRGMTLATAESCTAGLIASKLAEVPGCGSCLRLAIVTYAPEAKIDVLGVAPALIERHGLTSEAVSLAMARGVLNISDASIAVANTGVADEGADDGTPMGTQCFAWIVRVPGRGQEPAAFSETKRFQGKRNEIRDAAAEWALARIPHYLAMARGST, from the coding sequence ATGCATGACGCACATGAGGTCGCGCATTTTTTGATGCGGCGCGGGATGACGCTGGCCACGGCGGAGTCATGCACGGCCGGACTCATTGCATCAAAGTTGGCGGAAGTGCCGGGTTGCGGCAGTTGCCTGCGGCTGGCCATCGTCACGTATGCGCCTGAGGCAAAGATCGACGTGCTCGGGGTAGCGCCCGCGTTGATCGAGCGGCATGGCCTGACGAGCGAGGCCGTCTCGCTCGCGATGGCGCGCGGTGTGCTGAACATCTCCGACGCCAGCATCGCGGTGGCCAACACCGGCGTCGCCGACGAGGGCGCCGATGACGGCACGCCCATGGGAACGCAGTGTTTTGCGTGGATCGTGCGCGTGCCCGGGCGCGGCCAGGAGCCCGCGGCATTCAGCGAGACGAAGCGGTTTCAGGGTAAGCGCAACGAGATTCGCGACGCCGCGGCGGAATGGGCTCTTGCGCGCATTCCGCACTACCTCGCTATGGCGCGAGGTAGTACTTGA
- a CDS encoding mandelate racemase/muconate lactonizing enzyme family protein — MKIRHIEAIPLDMELSEVFKGGTYQVATRPTIVTRVHLENGIVGETYGGDEFHTQGQIVDVMRNHLGPLLAGEDVRDFQRLWEKMFHIDLDLGNRGLHQLDMHPRGILLQAISCLDNAMWDARGKLYGTPVYKLLGGVRDKVPVISIGGYYPKDGRDPLEAIAEEVDMVRAAGCMGIKMKVGRATLEEDFARVRAAREAGGKDFIITVDANQGWDPLDAVKFCVAMERAELGVRWMEEPCKWYDQTDGLMLLAMKTSIPINVGQGEISGRACRDLITKGGVSILNLDCTLCGGVTEWQRVADMARLMNVEMAHHEEPQVAVHLIAANPHALYVEIFANRKRDPLLWELPDGFPNIRNGYMDVPQEPGLGIRLRPEVIERYRIDK; from the coding sequence ATGAAGATCCGCCACATCGAAGCCATTCCGCTCGACATGGAACTGAGCGAAGTATTCAAGGGAGGCACCTATCAGGTCGCCACGCGCCCGACCATCGTCACGCGCGTGCATCTGGAGAACGGCATCGTCGGCGAAACCTATGGTGGCGACGAGTTCCACACGCAGGGCCAGATCGTCGATGTCATGCGCAACCACCTCGGACCGCTGCTGGCCGGCGAGGACGTGCGTGACTTCCAGCGGCTGTGGGAGAAGATGTTCCATATCGACCTGGACCTCGGCAACCGCGGGCTGCATCAGCTCGACATGCACCCGCGCGGCATCCTGCTGCAGGCCATCAGTTGCCTCGACAATGCGATGTGGGACGCGCGCGGCAAGCTCTATGGCACGCCCGTGTACAAGCTGCTCGGTGGCGTGCGCGACAAGGTGCCGGTGATCTCGATCGGCGGCTACTACCCGAAGGACGGCCGCGATCCGCTCGAGGCCATCGCGGAAGAAGTCGATATGGTGCGTGCCGCCGGTTGCATGGGCATCAAGATGAAGGTGGGCCGCGCGACGCTCGAAGAAGATTTTGCGCGGGTCCGCGCGGCCCGCGAGGCCGGCGGCAAGGACTTCATTATCACCGTGGACGCGAATCAGGGATGGGATCCGCTCGATGCCGTGAAATTCTGCGTGGCCATGGAACGCGCGGAGCTCGGCGTGCGATGGATGGAGGAGCCCTGCAAATGGTATGACCAGACCGACGGGCTGATGCTGCTGGCGATGAAGACGTCGATTCCCATCAACGTGGGGCAGGGCGAAATCAGCGGCCGCGCATGCCGGGACCTGATCACCAAGGGCGGCGTGTCGATCCTCAACCTCGATTGCACGCTGTGCGGCGGCGTCACCGAATGGCAGCGCGTGGCGGACATGGCCAGGCTGATGAACGTCGAAATGGCGCACCACGAAGAGCCGCAGGTTGCGGTACATCTGATTGCCGCCAACCCCCATGCGCTGTACGTGGAGATCTTTGCGAACCGCAAGCGCGATCCGCTGCTGTGGGAGCTTCCCGATGGCTTCCCGAACATCCGGAACGGCTATATGGATGTCCCGCAGGAACCCGGCCTCGGCATCAGGCTCCGGCCGGAGGTCATCGAACGCTATCGGATCGACAAATGA
- a CDS encoding SDR family NAD(P)-dependent oxidoreductase: MDLNLKGKRALVTGSSAGLGEAIAKLLAAEGATVVVHGRHAGRTEAVAAEIAAKGGIAEVALGDLATDDGADAVAAMASERGTIDILVNNAGYYHHLNWTTALPDTWVETYQVNVLSGVRMIQRLVPAMRARGWGRVIQIGGGLAGQPIPMQPDYNASLAARHNLAVSLARDLKDTGVTSNVVAPGAILVPSVRELLETIAPKYGWGTDWDDIERGCVRDLVPNDVGRLGRPEEIAGAVAYLSSPFADYISGATVRVDGGTIRAAF, from the coding sequence ATGGATCTGAATCTGAAGGGAAAACGCGCGCTCGTCACGGGGTCGAGCGCCGGGCTGGGCGAGGCCATCGCGAAGCTGCTGGCCGCCGAAGGCGCCACGGTCGTCGTGCATGGCCGCCATGCCGGACGCACGGAAGCCGTCGCGGCGGAGATCGCGGCAAAGGGCGGCATCGCGGAAGTGGCGCTGGGAGACCTGGCCACGGACGATGGGGCCGACGCCGTGGCCGCCATGGCCAGCGAGCGCGGCACGATCGACATTCTCGTCAACAACGCCGGCTACTATCACCACCTGAACTGGACGACCGCGCTGCCCGATACATGGGTCGAGACCTATCAGGTCAATGTCCTCTCCGGCGTGCGCATGATCCAGCGGCTGGTGCCCGCGATGCGCGCGCGCGGATGGGGTCGCGTGATCCAGATCGGCGGCGGCCTGGCCGGGCAGCCCATTCCGATGCAACCGGATTACAACGCGTCTCTCGCCGCGCGCCACAACCTCGCCGTGTCGCTGGCACGGGACCTCAAGGACACGGGCGTGACATCGAACGTGGTCGCGCCGGGTGCGATTCTCGTGCCATCGGTCAGAGAACTGCTGGAGACCATTGCGCCGAAGTACGGGTGGGGCACGGACTGGGACGACATCGAGCGCGGCTGCGTGCGCGATCTCGTCCCCAACGACGTGGGCCGCCTCGGCCGCCCCGAAGAAATCGCCGGAGCCGTGGCCTACCTCTCGAGCCCGTTCGCGGATTACATCAGCGGCGCCACCGTCCGCGTCGATGGCGGCACCATTCGCGCGGCATTCTGA
- a CDS encoding Bug family tripartite tricarboxylate transporter substrate binding protein produces MNPFNAFIWPAWRSALGSLLLATAMQPALAEDPYPSRPITWVVPFAAGGPTDAIARNVAQRVSTVLGNTIVIENVPGAGGTVGAAKVARARPDGYTLFVGHTGTMAAAPYLFKTLKYDPAKDFVPVFRFPDTPMVLLVKNGSRFKTATELLDEARKNPGKLTFGTAGVGSSSHLAAEHLASTAKVKFTFIPYKGTGPAMSDLMGGQIDAMLDQTNVSLPQTQGGRLTALALTSRARMDMFPNVPNLTERELPGFLAFTWYGIYAPTGTPQNVVDTLSKAYTKALADAEFTGALRKQGIDVLPAERVGPEALKAFTASEAVKWEKVIKDAGIPPQ; encoded by the coding sequence ATGAACCCATTCAATGCATTCATATGGCCGGCGTGGCGCTCGGCGCTAGGTAGCCTTCTGCTGGCCACGGCGATGCAGCCGGCACTCGCCGAGGACCCTTATCCTTCGCGGCCCATCACGTGGGTCGTGCCCTTTGCGGCGGGCGGGCCCACCGACGCGATCGCGCGCAACGTGGCCCAGCGCGTGTCCACGGTGCTCGGCAACACCATCGTCATCGAGAACGTGCCGGGCGCCGGCGGCACCGTGGGCGCGGCCAAGGTCGCGCGGGCGCGGCCCGATGGCTACACGCTGTTCGTGGGCCATACGGGCACGATGGCCGCGGCCCCCTATCTGTTCAAGACGCTGAAATATGACCCCGCGAAGGACTTCGTGCCGGTGTTCCGCTTCCCCGACACCCCCATGGTGCTGCTGGTCAAGAACGGGTCGCGCTTCAAAACCGCGACGGAACTCCTCGACGAGGCGCGAAAGAACCCCGGCAAGCTGACCTTTGGCACGGCGGGCGTCGGCTCGTCCTCCCACCTTGCGGCCGAGCATCTGGCGTCCACGGCGAAGGTGAAGTTCACCTTTATCCCATACAAGGGCACCGGTCCCGCGATGAGCGACCTGATGGGCGGGCAGATCGACGCGATGCTCGACCAGACCAACGTGAGTCTGCCGCAGACGCAGGGCGGCAGGCTCACCGCGCTGGCGCTGACCTCGCGCGCCCGCATGGACATGTTCCCCAACGTGCCGAACCTCACGGAGCGCGAGTTGCCCGGATTCCTCGCATTCACGTGGTACGGCATCTATGCGCCCACGGGCACGCCGCAGAACGTGGTGGACACGTTGAGCAAGGCCTATACGAAGGCGCTGGCCGATGCGGAGTTCACGGGCGCGCTCAGGAAGCAGGGCATCGATGTGCTGCCCGCGGAGCGCGTGGGCCCGGAAGCGCTGAAGGCATTTACGGCCAGCGAGGCCGTGAAGTGGGAAAAGGTCATCAAGGACGCGGGCATCCCGCCGCAATAA
- a CDS encoding hemerythrin domain-containing protein, which produces MDKSKIPVEQRPALALLLDDHRAVKKLFKEFEGAKKDADKQAIATETCHQLTVHAQIEEEIFYPALRGVSDKIDDMLDEAKVEHEVAKALIAKIESGEPEMLDANYKVLTEYVGHHVEEEEGEMFTAVIKAKIDLRDVAKQLEARKMELLGELA; this is translated from the coding sequence ATGGACAAGTCAAAAATTCCCGTCGAACAACGGCCCGCACTCGCACTGCTGCTCGATGACCATCGCGCGGTCAAGAAGCTGTTCAAGGAGTTCGAGGGCGCGAAGAAGGACGCCGACAAGCAGGCCATCGCCACGGAAACCTGCCACCAGCTGACCGTGCATGCGCAGATCGAGGAAGAGATCTTCTACCCCGCGCTGCGCGGCGTATCGGACAAGATCGACGACATGCTCGACGAGGCCAAGGTCGAGCATGAGGTGGCCAAGGCGCTGATCGCCAAGATCGAGTCGGGAGAACCGGAGATGCTCGACGCCAACTACAAGGTGCTGACCGAGTACGTCGGACACCATGTGGAGGAAGAAGAGGGCGAGATGTTCACGGCGGTGATCAAGGCCAAGATCGATCTGCGCGATGTCGCGAAGCAACTCGAGGCGCGCAAGATGGAACTGCTTGGGGAGCTTGCCTGA